The genomic segment GCTGGGTCTCTCGAATGGGTGTTTCCGCCAACGCGCGTGGCGACGTGCTCTGGCTCGCACGAACCCCAGACTACTACGCGCCGTGGGAGGTGTGGTACTCGGAGCTCGTCCCGGAGCCGGGAAGTCTTGGCGCCATCTGCATCGGTGCAGCGGCCGTGGGGCTGTCGCGGAGGTGTCGGAGGAGATGACCCGCGCTGCAGCCCGAGGCAGCCTCCTGAGTACACAACCCCCGGGGCCTCCAAACAGGTAACAGGATCGGGAAAGGCGGTGTCGAACTGCGGCGGGATGAACGCACGAGAACGCTTCCACGCCACCATGCACTACCAACCACGCGACCGCTGCCCCATCATGGACTTCGGGTTCTGGGACGAAACGCTCGTCGAGTGGCGGCGACAAGGCATGCCCCAGGACGCACACCCCGACGACTTCTTCGGCATGGACCCCCAGTGGATCGAGGCGCCGATTCGAGTGGGAATGTGGCCCGTGTTCGACACGCTGGTGCTGGAGGACATGGGAGAGACGCGAGTCGTGCGCGATTGCGATGGTGTGACGAAGCTCGAGGACAAGCGAAACCTGTCTATCCCGAGGTACCTGAATCACACGCTTAAGGACCGCGATAGCTGGGACCGGGAGTTCCGATGGCGCCTCAACGGACAAGACCCTACGCGCTACACCTCGGAGTGGCCGGAGTTTCTACGCCGCGCGCTCGACCCCGACCGCGATTACCCAATAGGAATACCGGCGGGTTCGCTTTATGGGTGGCTGCGTGATTGGATGGGTGTGGAGGCAATCTCCTACCTCGTGCACGAGGACCGCGAGCTTTTCGAGGAGATGGTGGCAACGGTGGCACAGTGCATCATGGATGCCATCACACCGGCGTTGGAGGCCGGCGTGCAGTTCGAGTACGCCTCCATGTGGGAGGATATGTGCTATCGGTCGGGACCGCTGCTATCACCTAAGGTGTTCGAGGAGGTGTTAGTGCCGCAGTATGAGCGCATCACCTCGCTCCTGAAGCGCTACGGCGTGGATGTGATAGTTCTCGACTGCGACGGCGATATCTCGCTCCTCGTCCCACTCTGGCTGAAGGCCGGTGTCAACACGATGTTCCCGATCGAGGTGGGTGTGTGGGGACTGGATCCCATCGCACTTCGCCGTCAGTATGGTCGCCAATTGCTGCTAATCGGCGGTGTGAGCAAATTGGTGCTTGCGAGCGATGAAGATGCCATCCGACGGGAAGTCGAGCGGCTGTCGCCGCTCGTGGAAGAAGGAGGGTACATCCCTACTCCGGACCACCGCGTGCCTCCGGACGTGCCGCTCGAGAACTACCTGTTCTACATCACGGAAGCCAAACGAGTGTGGGGCAAGTCGTTGCCGAACCTGCGCCCTACGGCGGAGCAAAGGATACCGGGAGCATTCTGACCATTCAGACTTTTACTTCGAGTCAGGCGTCTGTTAGTATCCTCGCGCCTGATCGCAGATCTCCTGCGCGGCGGCGAGGGCCTGTTCTACCGACCAGTGTACTGCGTCGCTTTCCCCCGCTTCGATAACGGAGCGATCACACCGATCCTGAAAGTCCTGCCACACCGAGCGGAACCGTGATAGCGCGACACCGTCTTCCATCAAGGGACTTCCCTTTGCCATTGCGAAGGCGAACAGACGTGCTGCCGACCGCTCGTTGCCGCGCAGCCACTCTGCACACGCAGTTAGTGCAATCTTGCGCTCTCGCCATGGTTCCAAGATCACCCAACTGGTGTGTGTGTCGATCTCGCACAAGTGGCCCAGCGCTTCATCGGGTTTTCCTTTGGCAAGTGCCAATTCGGCGGCGGCAAACAGATAGTGAATGCGCAGGTGCGGCACCTCGACGTTCGCGAGCCAACTCCGTGCCCTGCGCACATGATCCTCGGCGGCATCTAGGTTGCCACGTATGAGCGCCAGCCCGGCCTGGGTGGCGTGTGCGGCCGAGGCGAGCGCGACGTCCTCTGCGACTTCGTGCCACCAGGTCGCTCGCTCGGCCCACTCCTCCGCCTTGTCCAGATTGCCTAACAGTGCTTCCACCCGCACGTACAACCGCATCATCGAAGCGCCTAGCTCATAGTCCAGCTCTTCCAGATTGTCGTACTTGATCTCGTCCAGGAGGCGCTTCGCCCTCTCGGCGCCGTGCAGCACCAGTGCCAAGTCGGCCAGCATCACCTGCAACGCCACTAACAGCTCGGTGCTGCCCGAGCGCTGCAGTGGGATCGTAGCAGCCTGCGTGCGCGCGAACGCCTCATCTATGCGTCGCTCGGATGCGAGCGCACGCCCGGAGAACACGTGCCAGAACAGGATGGCATAGGGGTTCCCGGTAGATGCGAGTGCTTCCAACTCGGCAAGGAACTCCTCCCTGCGCTCAGGCAGCATCACCGACGAGCTTGCGAGGAACATGCACAGGTCATAGGGCATGTTCGCTTCTCGTGCAACCTGCAACGCCTGGTTCACCATTCGAATCCCTTCGTCCGAGCCCGGCATCAAGCGAATCCTGTGCGCACCGAGGAGATACAGTGCTCTGGCACGCGCCTCGGCAGGGGCGAAGGATTCCATCGCCGGCAAGGATGATTCGATCCAACTGACAATCTCGCCGCGCGAGAAAGGCATCAGTAGCTGCGGGAGGCGCACCACGGCCGACACCAGCCGCGCCGTCAGGGGGCCGTCTGCAAGCTCCTGGGTGTAGTGGGCCGCCGCGCGCAACTGATCCCGCGCCTGCACCAAACGCTTGACGTACGCGAACGGAAACCATTGCCACTCACTGTGCGTCAGTTCCGACAACATATCGGCGTAGAAGGAAGCGTGACGCCGCTTGAGGTCCATGATGTCGCCATGCTGCGCTACCTTGGCTAGTCCGTACTCCCTTAGGCTCTGCAGCAGCACGAACCTCATCTCGCCTCCGTCCTCCTCGGTTCTCAACAGTGACTTCTCGCGCAATCCCGCAATATCCGATAGAACGTCCGACCCTCCACACACCGCCTGCGCCGCCGCTAGCGTGAAAGGACCCTGGAAAACACACAGGTTGCGGAAAGTCTTTTGCTCCGACTCTGTCAGGCTGTCATAACTCCATGCGATCGCAGCCGCGAGCGACCTTTGCCGCTCCTCCACGTCCCTGCGAACCGTTGCCAGAAGTCCGAACCGGTCTCCCAGCCGCTCCAGTATCTGCCTTGGAGTGAAGATGCGGCACTGTGCGGCGGCAAGCTCGATGGCAAGTGGTAGGTGGTCTAATCTTCGGCAGATCTCCTCGATCAGCTCGCGGTTGTCATGACCGATGACGAACGACGGCCTCGTGCGTTGCACGGTCGCCTCGAATAGCCGTAGCGCATCACCTAGGGGCAGCGTGCCTACTACCCACTCATACTCCCCGCCCAGCCTAAGAATCTCTCGGCTAGTGACGAGTTGCGTAACCCGAGGGCAGCTATGCATGATGGCCGAAACGAGGTCCGCAGACTCGAGCTGGCGCTCGAAACCATCCCACAGCACTAGCGAGTGTCGTGCAGCGAGTCGGTCCAGCAGCTGCTCTACCGGATTACCCTCGTCGTAGGCCATGCGCATCGCCCGCATCGCCCGTGTCGCGAGCTCGTCCGATCCCACGTTCGGCGGCAGTGCGGAAAGCGGTACCCACCACACACCGTGCTCGTAGTGCGGCATCAGATCCTCCGCCACGCGCGCAGCCAGCCGGCTCTTGCCGACCCCTCCTGGACCTGTCAGTGTTACCAGCGCGGTCTCCGGACGGCGCAGCAGCTTGCCCAGCATCTCGATCTCGGATTGCCTCCCGAAGAACTCCGTGATCTCGAGGGGAAGGTTGTTCGGCTGGATCTCGGGCGTGCGCAGGGATGCGAATTCCTCCGGCCCGTCGCCGGACACGAGCTGATAGATTCGCTGGGCCTCCGGCACGCCGGTTAGCCGGTGCATGCCGAGGTCTCGGATCTCCCAACCGTTGTCGTTAGGTAACAGCTTGGCAGTGGTGTCCGAGGCTAGTATCTGTCCCCCATGGCCGGCAGCAACGATCCGCGCGAGACGATTCACCGGTGGGCCGAAGTAATCGTTACCCTCGGGAGCCAGGTCGCCGCTGTTCAGCCCGATACGAACTCGGAGCGGCTCCGGGATGGGCCACTCCAGCGTCTTGAGCGCGCGCTGGATCCCGATGGCTGCTAGAGCGGCTTGCCCTGCGCTCTCGAACACGGCGAGAAAGCTGTCACCTAGCGCCTTTACGATCTGGCCCTGGTGAGCGGTTATCTCCTTGCGCAACATGCGGTCGTGCAGCGCCACGGCATCGCGCATGGCACCGGGGTATCGCTCCCACTTCTCCGTGCTCGCTTCGATGTCCGTCATCAGCAGCGTCACGGAGCCTTTCGGAAGGGGTTTCGGCACATTGAGAGTGTACCGTCCGACCAGTCGCTGGGTTGCGCTCGCCTCCGGACCTAAGGGGGCTGAAGCCGGGTGTGCCCCAGCCGTCCATGGGCTCGGGAATGCGTGGGCCCGAGGCACCGCGAGCACCTTAGGCAGGCATCCGTGATCTTGGCAACCCTCTGCGAACTTTGCGCGACAATCCCGGCCTTAGCTACTGCAGCATTCGGGCGCCCATGCTACGGCGAGGCTCCCGGCTGAGATTTCACGCGGAGTGCGCAGAGAACACCGCGATGAACGCAAAGCGGCGGTCTCGGCGCCATCCTGGGCAGAGCGTGATGGAGATATGGTCAGCCTTCACAACGAACAGAGAGCCAGGCACCCATGCCAGAGTGTTCGGAGAAGGTCTGGACACACCCAATTCATAGCAGCACCGGGGTCTGCCCACTGCGAAGTCCTGTCCTCATCCATCCTTCAACGGCGTGACGTGTAGCGTCTTCTCATGCGAATAAGTGACCAGCCCGGGCGCAGCTCCTCGTGGCTTGCGCACGAACTTACGCAGCGTGTAGTCCACCGCGACTAGTGACGAATGCTTCGCCGGGCTATTACGAGCCACCAATTGCGCGGCACGTTCCAACACGCTCCGGGGGACGTCGGCGGGGCGATTGCCTGTCGGTACGATTGCATGCGCACTGACCCCACCCCGCACGTG from the Fimbriimonadia bacterium genome contains:
- a CDS encoding PEP-CTERM sorting domain-containing protein, with amino-acid sequence MGVSANARGDVLWLARTPDYYAPWEVWYSELVPEPGSLGAICIGAAAVGLSRRCRRR
- a CDS encoding adenylate/guanylate cyclase domain-containing protein gives rise to the protein MTLLMTDIEASTEKWERYPGAMRDAVALHDRMLRKEITAHQGQIVKALGDSFLAVFESAGQAALAAIGIQRALKTLEWPIPEPLRVRIGLNSGDLAPEGNDYFGPPVNRLARIVAAGHGGQILASDTTAKLLPNDNGWEIRDLGMHRLTGVPEAQRIYQLVSGDGPEEFASLRTPEIQPNNLPLEITEFFGRQSEIEMLGKLLRRPETALVTLTGPGGVGKSRLAARVAEDLMPHYEHGVWWVPLSALPPNVGSDELATRAMRAMRMAYDEGNPVEQLLDRLAARHSLVLWDGFERQLESADLVSAIMHSCPRVTQLVTSREILRLGGEYEWVVGTLPLGDALRLFEATVQRTRPSFVIGHDNRELIEEICRRLDHLPLAIELAAAQCRIFTPRQILERLGDRFGLLATVRRDVEERQRSLAAAIAWSYDSLTESEQKTFRNLCVFQGPFTLAAAQAVCGGSDVLSDIAGLREKSLLRTEEDGGEMRFVLLQSLREYGLAKVAQHGDIMDLKRRHASFYADMLSELTHSEWQWFPFAYVKRLVQARDQLRAAAHYTQELADGPLTARLVSAVVRLPQLLMPFSRGEIVSWIESSLPAMESFAPAEARARALYLLGAHRIRLMPGSDEGIRMVNQALQVAREANMPYDLCMFLASSSVMLPERREEFLAELEALASTGNPYAILFWHVFSGRALASERRIDEAFARTQAATIPLQRSGSTELLVALQVMLADLALVLHGAERAKRLLDEIKYDNLEELDYELGASMMRLYVRVEALLGNLDKAEEWAERATWWHEVAEDVALASAAHATQAGLALIRGNLDAAEDHVRRARSWLANVEVPHLRIHYLFAAAELALAKGKPDEALGHLCEIDTHTSWVILEPWRERKIALTACAEWLRGNERSAARLFAFAMAKGSPLMEDGVALSRFRSVWQDFQDRCDRSVIEAGESDAVHWSVEQALAAAQEICDQARGY